Genomic DNA from Methanosarcina sp. MTP4:
GATCTTCTCTTTTCTTGGCCCGAACGGGGCGGGAAAGAGCACGGTTATCAACATCCTGACCACCCTCCTGAAGCTCCAGAAAGGGACTGCGAAAGTTGCCGGATATGACGTGGCAAAAGAGCCAGAAAAGGTCCGGGAATCCATCGGCATTGTCTTTCAGGAACTGACTCTGGACCGGGACATGACCGTGCGGGAGACCCTGGAATACCACGGCAGGCTCTATTCCATGCCAAAGGAAGAACGGAGGAGGCGGACCGAAGAACTGCTCCGGCTTGTCCAGCTTGAGGGAAAAGGGGACACCCGGACAAAGTACCTGAGCGGGGGGATGAAAAGAAGGCTCGAAATTGCCCGGGGGCTTATGACACGCCCGAAAGTGCTTTTCATGGACGAGCCGACAATCGGCCTCGACCCCCAGACCAGGATCAGGATCTGGGAATACGTGAGGGAGATTAACCGGGAGGGGACCACCATTTTCCTTACCACCCACTACATGGACGAAGCCGACCAGCTCAGCAACAGGATAAGCATTATCGACCACGGGAAAATCATAATCACAGGCAGGTCCTGGGAACTGAAAAACAAACTTGGTCAGGACCTTATTTATCTGGAAAGCAGCGATAACCGGGCGGCTGCAGAACTCCTGATGGAGCTTGGCAGTGTAAGGGAAATCACCGAAAAACCAAAGGGCCTGGTGCTCATGCTCAGCGGGGACGGGACCCACCTGCTCCCGAAGCTCATGGAAATGCTTACCGGAAAGGGAATAGCGATTACAACCGTAAACCTGAAAAAGCCATCAATGGATGACGTTTTTGTCCATTATACAGGCAGGGAATTAAGGGATGAGGGGGCAGAAAAGATGTCCTCGGCGATCATAAGGGCAGGGAAGCGCTGAAAGTCAACTACCCCTGAGACAAAGACTCAGGGGGTTCCGGCTGAGGTATTATGAAAATGGAAAAAGAATTGAGAACAGGGCTTATAGTGATAGCTGAGGGCGGGGGAGGCT
This window encodes:
- a CDS encoding ATP-binding cassette domain-containing protein; this encodes MDSNIIEVENLEHSFGDVKAVDKISFNVRKGEIFSFLGPNGAGKSTVINILTTLLKLQKGTAKVAGYDVAKEPEKVRESIGIVFQELTLDRDMTVRETLEYHGRLYSMPKEERRRRTEELLRLVQLEGKGDTRTKYLSGGMKRRLEIARGLMTRPKVLFMDEPTIGLDPQTRIRIWEYVREINREGTTIFLTTHYMDEADQLSNRISIIDHGKIIITGRSWELKNKLGQDLIYLESSDNRAAAELLMELGSVREITEKPKGLVLMLSGDGTHLLPKLMEMLTGKGIAITTVNLKKPSMDDVFVHYTGRELRDEGAEKMSSAIIRAGKR